The following nucleotide sequence is from Cellvibrio sp. PSBB006.
AACCTGTTTCAGGCGCGGTTCAAACTGATAGATGCGCTGGGCCAGGGCGTTACCGTAACGCTCAAGTGCGGCGTCACCCGGACCCAACTCCACCACATGGGGAACCCCAAAATTCAAAATGCCCGGCGGCACATCCCTGTTTTCCAACATCGCTGTTGCAGTAAGCTGCGAGACTGACTCACGCACCGCGTCTTTCATGTCCCAGTCGATTTCATGACTCAGGCGTTCAAACAGGAACTTCATCAGTACTATCCTCTACGCAACGATTACCTGACGTTCTATGCCTAATGTTTTACGCACAACTCGCTAACGCTTCACGACGCCGGGCACGTCAGCTTAAGCGTTTACCATCACATCATCAGAAGGTGGGCGAGTTGTCAGTGAACTGTCCGATCGGTCGATTGCGCGACACGCTCCAGCCGGACATTTTGTTGCCCGCCAGTGAGGTATCCGCATTCTGTACCGTGTAAGTCCACAGGATTTCGGTGAAATTCAGCTTGAACTGTTCCGTCGGCATATCGTTGGGATGGGATTGAAATTGAATCTCGCTGATCAATGCATCACGCAATTCAAAGGTCAGGATGTTGGCCGTTTTATCACCGGAGTTGCGCAGGATATAAATACGCGTCGGCTTGTCCGCACCTTTGCCGATGGGCTCGGCACGCAGACAAAATTCATAAAATTTCACCGAGGTTTTATCCACATATTTCACGCAGGTAAATTCAGTGATAACCGGACGACCAGAGGTGCGCGCCGAGTTACTGACATCCGTGGTGACCTGTTGCTTCATGCCCTGGTGAATAGATACCAGCTCAATACACTGGCCGAAATTTTTCCCCAGGTCTTCCGTCAGGCCGGGCTTGTCGATCAGGCTACCGCCGGTTGTCCAGGTGTTGGAGTCACCTGCACCGAAGATGCCTTCCGCATTGCCGGGTTGCAATAAAATTAAATCCATGAGTCAAATCCCCTTGATTAAGCCGGCAGCTCAGCTACCAGACGAATGGAAGTCGTAAGGTCTTCAAGCTGGAAATGCGGCTTGAGGAATAAGGTGGCGTTGTAGGCACCGGGTTTGCCCGGAATACTGGTGACATCGATCCGCGCTTCACGTAACGGAAATGCCGCCTTCACTTCCTGGGTCGCCTCGTCATCCAGGAGGATGTATTGCGCGATCCATTCGTTGAGATATTTTTCGACATTACCGCGAGTCATGAAACGGCCCACCTTATCGCGCATGATCACCTTCAAGTAATGTGCAAAGCGCGAAGCGGCTAACACATAAGGCAACATGGCAGACAGCTGCGCATTACTGTTGGCGGAATCAGATAAATATTTCTTGGGTTTATTGGTGGTCTGTCCGCCGAAAAAGGCGGCGCGATTGGTGCCCTTGCAATGACACGCCGTGATAAAGCCCAGGTCATTCAGCTCTTTTTCGCGGCGGTCGGTAATGGCTACTTCCGTGGGACATTGCATATCAATGTCACCGTCTGCCGTTTTAAAGGTGAGATTGGGCAAGCCTTCCAGCAACCCACCGCCCTCAACACCGCGAATGGCCGCTGTCCAACCATAAAGCGTAAACGCGTGGGTAATTCGCTCGGCGAGGAAATACGCAGGGTTGCCCCACAGACAACGTTCAGCATCGACATTACCGGAATTTTCTTCGTAATCATCGTGCATGATGACATCAGGCAAGGCTTCGCCTTCGCGCAAGATCGGCACAACGACCTGTTCTTCAAAACGCAGACCATCCGCCGCCAGACGTTTTTCACCGTAAGGCAAACGCAACAAGATGCGCGGCAATGTCAGAGTGACGTAACGGGAATCTTCCTGGTCGCGAAAACCGCGCCATTCATTGAGCTCAACGCTTTCAAATATCTTGGCGAGGTCGCGCGGCTTGGCTAATTTATCGAACGACTTCAAGCCAAACATATCCGGTGACGCCGCAGCGATAAACGGTGCATGTGCCGAAGCGGCCACCTGGGATACTTTTTCCAGCAGGCTAATACTTTCCGGATCTCGGCCAAAGCTGTAATCGCCCAGCAGCAAACTGTAGGGCGCACCACCATAAGTACCGTATTCCGCTTCATAAATCAGTTTGAACAAATGGCTTTGATCAAACTCAACCGCTTTGAACAAGTCATCTTTCAATTCCTTGCGCGTGATATTCAAAACCCGTAACTTCAATGAAGTACCGGTTTCAGCACGCGCAACCAGATGAAACAGCCCACGCCAGGACGATTCCAGCCGTTGAAAGTTTTCATCATGCAATACCTGGTTAAGGATATTGCTCAAGCGTGTATCCATGTCGACAACTAATCTGTCGATCTTTTTAACCACACTGCCTTCGGTGGTTTTGAGGTTGTCATAATCAGCAACCACCATCTGCACAAAACGACCATACGCGCGATTGGCATTGGCTTTTTGTTTATCGCCGGATTGGGTGTAGGACTCCGGCGTATTATCCTTCGCCACGGCTGCAAGATCTGCTGACACCCAGCCATCGGTGGCTGCCGGGTCGTAAGCCGCCGTGAAATCCTTACGCAGCGCCTCACCTTCCGGTGAGTCAGCCATGGTGGCGTCAATAAGACGCTCAACTTCATCATCGCTTTCAATGCGAGCTTGCATATCGCGCAGGTCAGCCCGCTTTTCATAAATTTCTTTTAACGGATCAAAGCGTTGGACAATAGACAGCGGACTGAATTGCTCCAGCTTACTGAATGCCAGCGTGCTTTTTTTGGCATCGGCGGTGGCATCATCTTCGGGTAATTTGTATGAAAAGGTAATACCCGCATTGAACGAAGCCATTACCGAATCAAAAATTTCCGAGTCTATCTCCACCATCTTGCGCTCTTTCAAGGCTGACCGCTCTGCCGTAGGGGTATCGCCGGACAAATCCGCCAATATTCCTACAATAAACGGCAATTCTTTTTTCTCCGCTGCGCCTCCGGTTTCGACATCGTAAGTGATCTTTACCCGGGGCGGGCGACGTCGAGCCAGGACTTTCTGAATACTTTCCGACATAGGTAGGCTTCCTCATTGCTTTACATGCTAATTAACGTCAATAAATTTTTTGTATCGCTTACGAACACTGATCCAAACGTTGATGCTTGCGATACAGCACAACTCCTTTACTGGCATTGACCTTTTCGACTTGCCCCTGGGATTCCAGATAATCAAGTGCGTGTTGAACCAATTCCAGTGAATCCTGGTAACGTTGACGAGCCAACCACCAGCGCGCTATACCCTCCACTGTTTCTGAAGCTTCGGGACAGCTGGATAAATATCGTCTGATAATGCCTGCTATTGACTGTATCTGGTCCGGCTCTGCCTGTATCACTCAGCATTCCTCATAGTCATGGATTCACAACGTTATCTCTTCAAAACCCATGCCAGAAAAATATTTTTTTAAAGCCCTTGCATTGTCTGGGCTCGGCCGGACACGCATTAGTTCTGTGAGGCAAAAAGACCTCAGTTATGGAAATCATCAGTGAGGTAAGATGACCACAGGTGAGGCAATCACGCCTCACTTTTTATTGATGACAGAAATAACCTGTTCAATAAGAACAAGCTATTGCCCCATCAAAAAATGGTTCAGGAAAAATGAAAGTTGATGCTGAATCGGCAGGCTTACCGGAAGAGATTTGTATTAACCGGAAGAAAGAATAACGAAGGTCAGGTAGGGTAGCGGTCCGTCTGGTATTGATTTTTATCAACACCGTATTTTTCTATCAGGCGAGTAAAACTCCGTCGTTCTTTACCCGCCAGCCGAGCCGCTTTGGAAATATTGCCTGCACACCGCTGTAACAGGGTACGGATATAATTTTTTTCAAACTCTTCTATGACGCGAGCTTTTTCCTGCTGGAATGAATCCAGTGTATTTTCATCCATCAGGCCCGTGGAACTCTCGCAGGTCATATGCGTAACAGAGGCCGTTCCGGGGAGGCCCTTTACATCAGCCACATCAATGACCGTCGATTCAGTCAACACAAATAATTTGTGCAAATAATTTTCCAGCTCGCGGATGTTGCCGGGCCATTCGTACGCAGACATCCAGGCGAGGGTTCTCTGGGATAGAACCTTATTTGGACGATTATATTCCTGGCTGAATCGCTTCAGAAAATGTTGACATAATTGCGGGATATCATCAGACCGCTGGCGCAAGGGAGGAATATTGACCGCCAGAATATCAAGCCGATAAAACAAGTCTTCCCTGAAATGTTCCCCGGACAAAAGATAGCTGGTGGATTTATTACTTGCAGCAATAATCCTTACGTTAGCTCGTTTATAGCCCGACGAGCCAAGTGGACGGTATTCTCTATCCTGTAAAAAACGTAACAAAACGACCTGGGCCTTGGGCGACAAACTGTCCACTTCATCAAGGAAAAGTGTTCCCTTTTCCGCCTGCTCAATAAAGCCCGCGTGATTTTTTTTGGCATCAGTGAAGGCACCGCGCTCGAAACCGAAAAGCTCCGCAATAAATAAATCATCACTGTATGCACCGCAGTTAACGGGAACAAACGGACCCGCTTCCCTGGGGCTCAAATAGTGAATAGCACGCGCAGCGACTTCTTTACCCGTTCCAGTTTCTCCCTGCACCAAAACCGGCGCGTCAGAATGACTTACCCGGTTGATCACAGCAATCAAACCCTGCAAGGATTCACTCGAACCGATCATATTAAGCCCGACAGCAGCATGAAGACGCGGCGGTGCAAACCAATTGCGCAGCAGTTGCGCGCACTCTTTCACATTACCCGGCCAAGGTAAGACCTCAGTATCAATCAGGGATAACGGATGATGCGAAAAATTGATGAGCAGATCCGGTTTTGGCAGCAACGGCATAGAAGCGGAAAATCCATCACCCACCGCCAGCAAATGGATGACCTCTTCTAACGACTCTTCAGAACAAACGATGTCAATTCCGGCAGCATCCAATGCACTGATGATCAAACTGCGTTCTTCTTCCGAAGATATGCATTGCAGATATATTTTTGTCTTTGTCACACGCTTTCCTTTATATGACACAAACACTGACAAGCTATTAGATGTTTTACGTCGGCAGCTCACCAGATTTATATTTATTCATGATTTTTGTATAAAGCCTGGACTCAACTCCAAAACACATGGTGCATAGCTCAAAAAACATACCACTCGATACATACGTCAAAACAGCTTTGTGAACTTAGGCAACAAAGCAGAAGTGTGCAAGCAAGAACTCGGAAAAAAATATTACACGATATTTCATGGCACATTTTTAAGGGCAAATAAACAGCTAAAAGAATAAGAAGTTTTTATACATTATTTTTTTGCATATGCCGTCTTCATTTATTTGAATCTTTACATGTCTGGCATCCGCTGGACCACAACACCGCATCCATGATCTCAAAAGTTAACCGCGTTATTCGTTATCCTGCAGCGGCCCATCCGGGAGCTAGCGCAGCCGGAGTCCGAAATCCGTCAGCTGGACGCGAAAACCGAGCATCATATTGAAAACGTCAATAAACTGTGGGACATTACCGGTTTTCAAGTAAGGCCTGTGATAGATTTGCGCCGCAGCCGGGGCGGGTAATAAATGCTTCGGCTGAATCAAGGTTTAAAAATCGCGAGAATCATAATCTCGCCCAGGAACCATACCCATGCCGACCAAGCGCGCCCTGATAGTTGATGACTCCACCACCGCCCAATATCGCCTGAAGAAGATGTTGCGGGCTTATGACCTGCAAATTGATGCCGTGGATTCCGGTGAAGCCGCCCTGCTCCATCTCGCCTCCCATGTTCCCGATGTCATCTTTATGGATCACCTGATGCCGGGGATGGATGGCTTCCGCGCACTGCAAATCATCAAGTCCCACCCCGAGACCGCCATGGTGCCGGTCATCATGTACACCTCCAAAAGCGGTGACGTTTATACCGGCCAAGCCCGCGCGCTGGGCGCCCTGGACGTGATCAGCAAGGACACCATCAATGCCACTGACCTGTCCAAGGTCATGGAAGGCATTCATATCTATCCGCTCAAAAGGGTCCAGGAAACGGTAGCGGAGCCTGAGGAAGTGATGCTGCCGGATGACGGCATTAATCCCCAACTGGATATCAGCGATCTGCCACCGGTGGAAGCGGTAGCAGCCCCGGCACCGCGTACCGAAGGGCCGAGCAGCGATAACTCTCGCCGTATTGAATTGCGGATCTCCCAACTTGAACATGCCATTGACGACAGCCGCCGGGTGATTACCGCGCGCCTGGTGCGGGAAATCCAGAAATTGCGCTACAACATCAGCCGTGAGCTGACCGAACATGTGGCGCCCGCAGAGCCACTCAAAAAGCCCGATACCCCGGCTGCAGATGAGGCTCAATCGATACCCGTTGCTCAGCCGTCGCGTCAGGGTTGGTTTCTTCCCTTCGCCACCCTGGCGGTGGTGCTGATCGTCGGCGGCTTTTCATTCACTTATTTCAATAAACTGAATGAACGCTTGAGCGCGCTCAGCGAACAACAAGCCGAGCAACGCAGCCACTTGAATGACATCAACAACAAATTGGTAGAGCTGCATACATCCCTGGAAATGCAGAGCAATATGCAAACCCAACTCGGCGTTGTGAACAGCGGCCGCGTAGTAAAAAGCAATATGTTGAACGATATGGTGTGGGCGTTTAATCAGAATGGTGCTATGCCATTTAACCCGGACATCATGGACCCGAACGCGATTAAACGGTTGAGTGAATTTGTTCACCGCATCAGCCAACAGGGTTTTAAAGGTGCGGTATGGGTAAACCTGAGTGCCGGTGATTTTTGCGTCGTGACCGACAGCGCCGGCCGCGCACAATTGCCGGGGAAAGACGCACGCATGTCAGACTGCATGTTGCTGAGCGAGCTTTACACCATCGAAAATATGATGGAAGAAGTGGTTGAGGAAATCGATTCCAACCTGGTGGCGATCAACAGTGTAAACCGTGGCGATATTAATGTGATTGTGAGCCGCATGGACGACCAGTTACTCAATTATCCAACCCGCCAACCGCAAACCCTGGCGAGCGAATGGAATCGTGTTGCACAAAATAATAATCGTTTGACGATCGAGCTTAGTGATGTCGATAGTTTGCAATAACACTTGCACTTCGTAATCCGTTTGTCATTAGGCCTTTTGTTTCGAAAACGCATGAATACATCCCTGTAGCTCCTTCAAGTCGTCCCTGACTTGAAGGTTTCGAAACAAAAGGCCTAACGCCAAACTCCCATTGTGCAAATGTCAACTTTATCTGCCATCAGGGACTAACATTCGGCTGATCCGAGCCAGTGTAGCCATCCATATTCAAACGTGTTGTGCCGATCAGGGTAATGTCTGACGGTTTAACATCGCAATTTTCCGTTTCAAACTCCACGCCCAATGCCGATGTAGAACCCTGCCCTTTAACCACACCTTGATACACCTGACAGGCTTTTACCTTGTGAGATGAGGGGTGATAAATTGTCAGGTTGCGCAACACGGCGACATCACCAAAGTTTTTGTTAATCCCCACAATGGTATCGACATCGTTAGTGCGTACATTTTCGATGGTCACGTAACGTGGGCCGCCGTTGCCGGTACAGTCGCCGCAGGCGCGATACAATTTTCCGGCGTTCTCCGCAATAAAATTGGAAATATGCACAGCGCCGCGACCATTGTGTTGAAACACCTTGTCGTCTCCCTGAAAGGCGCCGCCGCAATTGATGCGCATCACAGTGCCTGCCGGGCCGCGCGCGGTTGCTGCGTCTTCGCCGATGTCTTCCCACCAGACATTTTCAATCGTACAACTGCCTTCACAATGGATACCGTCAGAGGCAAGATTGCCGATCACGACATTGCGAATTACCGCATCGTGTTGCAACCGGAACAGCGGTGGCTGACCTTCCGCCTGGCTTCCGCCGGACAAGTTGTAGCGCCGGTTGTTGCCATCGAACACTTCGCCGACTCCCAACTCAACGGTTGCTGGTAATTGCACGGTTTCCGACGGATTTGGCTGCGCCGGACAATTAGCGATAGGCGTGCTGGATGCCGAAGACGCACTGGATGAAATCAGTGATGAGCTGCTGCTTGATGGGGTTATCGAGGAACTGACACTGCTGGACGAACTGACGGCACTTGACGTACTACTGGCAACCACACTGCTGGAACTGGCCGACGAATAACTGCCGCCACAGGTTCCGGCACTGGCATTGCCGGTAACCGTCAGCGAATCAATATTCGCAATCGCTTGCGAACCTGTCGCCTGCAAGCGCACCGTGTTGTTGCCCGCATACAAATTCACATGCTTGCCGGCAGCACTCCAGGTAGACAGCGAAGCGGTACGCGGAAAGGATAAACTGCCGGAAGATCCGTTGACCACCAAGGCTGAGCTGGTTGAACCGGTATTGGCATATCGGAAGCTCAGATGGTAGGTTCCACTCACCGGCACCTGGATGTCATAGTTGATTCTTTTGCCACCGCTATTATCCAGATCCACATAGCCGCTGCCGGTGTAACCGTTGTTGCTGGTACTGATCACACCTTCGTAACTGCAAAAGCCCGGATTGTTTTCCTGGATGGTGACATCTGCAACAGCGAGGGCGGATGTCAGACTGCACGCGAACAGCAATGCGCGTTGGTTGATTTTATAATGGCTCACCATAAATCTCTCCTAAACTGAATCGTTATTGTTGTGTCAGTTTTATTATTCATTGTGTTTTTACAGCCGCCACAGGTTGAATAAAAAAACTGACGGCACGACGACACTAGGGGTGAGGAGCGAAGGTTGTCAATCAGCGGTCAAGGTTGATTGTGAATTATTGTGATGATTTTCATAACACGAAAACGGATTAATAACACCGCGAAATGGTGAACGCATTTTTAATTTCTGTTTATTGCTAATGACTGGAAATGACACATGCCGATACTAACCGCTTGGCTAAACGCCCTGATTCCATTGATTGCAGTTTTAGGCGCCTATGGATTAGCGATTTATCAGGGCTATGAAGGCGTGTGTAATCCCTTCTGGAGCGGCTGCACGTCGATCAGTCGCGCTGCCCGCTACGGCGATGCTCTATTTTTATTTCGCGGTTTAATGTTACCGCTGAGCAGCTTGCTCGTTGTTTACTGGATTTTTCATTATCGCTGGTTAAATGCCTGGATGGGAAAACGGCACCGACACACCGCCATTCTCTGGATTGGTATTGTCTCTGCTATCGCGCTAACACTTTATGCCAACTTCCTTGGCAGCGATGGCCAAATCTACCGTTTTATGCGCCGCACCGGCGTAACCTTCTATTTCGGTTTTGCGATGCTCGCGCAACTGTTGAGTGTCTATTCTCTGTATCAGTCGCGCGCGCAACAACCCAGGGGATTACTGCATCTGGTGCGATGGCAATTATTCTTTATTGTGATTCAGTGGGTGATCGGCCTGCTGTCACTGGCGGTTACGATCTACCAGCCAGATTTCAGCTATCAGGCCAACAATATTCTCGAATGGAATTTTGCTTTGGCGATGACAGGTTTTTATGCGGTAAGCGGAATCATGTGGAAGAACTTCTGGCGCGATGAATCTGCCATTAGTTAATTTTCTTCATTGCCTGCTGAATTGCATTCGGGTTGTAGCCACGAATTACTTCGCCATTCACAACCAATAAAGGTACACCTTTGCCATTTAACTGGTCGTATTGTTCGCGGCCTTCGCTTGATTTTTCAATATCATATTCGGTGAAAGGGATATTGTTGTCCTTGAAATATTTGCGCGTCCGCGCGCAGTACCCACACCAGTCTGTGGCATAAAGCACCACTTGTTGGCCATGAGCCATACTGATGTTCGCCGGTGTCTGTGCGTCTGCCGTAAATTTTTTCCAGTTGAATGCCACTGCCAGCAGCACCAGAAAGCCGATCAATACTTTGTTCATGTGTCGGCGCTCCTGTAGTGCCGGTAGATAGTGCCGCTAAATAGTAGTGCCGCTATTTATTATCGGAAGGCTTCAGGAAGCGGGCGACATACCAACAGCTCGCCTCAATGCCAAACCCCTCTGCCCTCGCCCAGCCCAACCCCTCACGCACTAATTTTTCTGCCATGCCTTTACCGCGAAATTCCGGTGGAACCCAGGTGTGGGTAAAGTCGATCATGGATTTATTGTCGCGTTCAAAACGTCGGTACTGGAGCACGGCCTCGCTGTCGCCTGCCGTCAAACTGAAGCGATTCTGCTCCGGTTGATGCTGTACTGTCAAATTGATGGGTTCATTCATAGAGACCTCCTACTGGATCACTGCCTTATCACTGAGACAACAGAACCCGACTTTTGCACCAAGGCCAGACTATTACACCAGGGTTATTGCACAGTCTCAGACAAATCAAACACCACCGTGCGGCTGCTACAGGCTTTTTCCTTACTGCAATCAATCTCGGCATTTACCAGTACCCGATCATTACTGACCTGAAGATGCTCAACCAAAAATTGTTTAACAACCACGCTGCGTTCTACTGCCAGGCGACGCAGGTCTTCATCAGTAACAGGAAAGGTATTTAGCCATGCGGCGTACTGTTCGTCCACTGACAGGTTCTTGTCATGTGCCACATCGAGACGGCGGTATTGCGCCGTGACGACTTTTTGCCAGGCCGGCGTTTTTTTCTTGATGTCGTCATTGGTTAAACCTTCCGCCAACAGCAGCGGCTTTGCTTGGGCTGCGCGTAAACCGCGAGTGTCGGTCACCACATCGTATTGCCCACGCGCATCCAGGCGCAGCTGAGGCCGCTTGTTCAACGCTTCCTCCAGGAGTGTTAGTTTGCGCGTGGCCTTGGACAACAACTGGGTTGAACCGGAATTGAATTTTATTTCCCCCAGGTCTTCGTCAGCACCTACGAGATTGGCGAGCAAACTAAAGGGCGCCGTCACGATCTTCATCAAGGTATTGCGCACCGCCGACCAAATGACTTTGCTGATATCGAAACTCGGATCGTCCGGCCTGCCACTGATACCTACATCCAGGGTTGCTACACCATTTTCATCCGTCAACAACGCCAGGGCGAGACGCAGAGGAATATCCATCGCACTGGCGCTGCGGACGCGTTCACCCAGCTGCAATTGATCCATCACAATATGGTTGTCGCCGACGATGCGGCCATCGGCCAGTCGATAATGCAAATTGGCTGTCAACAAGCCGCGATCAATTCGCCAACCGGCATAGGTACTTGAGTAAGCACTGAATCCGCCGAGATCCATATTTTCAAAGTTAAGCGTGGCATCCAGCTTGGGTTGCTCCAGAAAAGGTTGCGCCTTGCCATTGAGTGTCACTGGTGCATAGCCGTCCACATCGCCCTTGAAATTAAACGACGCGAGTTTTTTCGTATCAGATGTCAAGCCAATCAGCTCACCGCTGAAGTGTTGCACCGCGGCGGTGAAATCCGGCGTAAGGGATTCATCGTGAAAACGAAAGGAGGCATTATTCAAGGCAAGTTTTTGCAACGTAAATTGCCAGGGCTTTGCCGGAGTAGCCACCGCATTGGGTGTTTGTTCGCTCGGGTTTATCTCCACCACCGGGAACAAGCTTTGCAAATTCGTCGTGCCTTCTTTGGTGATAATAAAGCGACTATCAAAACCGGTTAATGCAAGCAGCGGTAATGTCAGCTGCTGCTGTTCAAGGTCAACATGCGTGTCTTGCCAGGCCAATGCTTCCCAACTTATCAACTCGTCTGGCGATGCCAAAGGACGCAACCTGAACTGTGTAACCTTACCGTTGGAGGTCAAGGTAATCGGTGCCGCTTCGCGCAGCGCCAACTGGGTTTGCACATCAAGATTGCCCGCCAGAATTTCCGCGTTGAGGTAAGGTTGCAACAAGGGATTAATCAACGACAAGGGCAACTGAGTGATCTGTGTGGCCAGGTTACCGTCGAGGCTTAAGGGATTAATGTCACCATCAATCTGAAATTGTGTCTGCGCGTCGATGGTCGCGGTGAGGTTGAGTTGCGCAGCGGTTTCACCGGAGGTGTGAATATCAGTGAGGTTTAATTCAAGGGGCGTTATCTTGAATGCATGCTGGTTCAGCTCAGCTACCTGCCAATCCACAATACCTTTTACATTCACGGCTTTGATGTAAGCGCCCCACGCGGACTGTTCATTATTCTCGCCCTGGCTTTCTGCATCGTTTGCAGAGGGGCTTTCCGGCAGCTCGGGTGTCAACATCTGCACCAGACCGATTTGATCTGCTTCACTCCAGCTGGCGATGGCTAATCCATCCAGTGAAATCTGGTCTATCTCCACAAGCTCTGTCAGACTCGACACGCGCAAA
It contains:
- a CDS encoding DUF748 domain-containing protein, producing the protein MVSVRQPLVKSFGHIFKHKVTRLLLQAYVIYLVISIVVVTPLLNWAGAAIYQQQTGRVLSYSLISFNPFTLAVTLHHPKDRNPDKSIFWAAQKIQVNPSLLQTLVRFAPTLDALALNQVQVAVSKSSNDQWNFADILQHQANQPQVESETTAPTEIPPLVINQIALSIQSLQFTDASHEDTFHTSVDDLEFVLQDFSTIKDVGQPYYLRARSSGGEFVWEGNVSVKRGSSEGELSLKNISLQPAWQYFKPYLHFALRDGAADFSGHYEVSWQSDLSWSLSDSRLAFNRLDLRSRAGDKKSRLAFSRLSLDNLRVSSLTELVEIDQISLDGLAIASWSEADQIGLVQMLTPELPESPSANDAESQGENNEQSAWGAYIKAVNVKGIVDWQVAELNQHAFKITPLELNLTDIHTSGETAAQLNLTATIDAQTQFQIDGDINPLSLDGNLATQITQLPLSLINPLLQPYLNAEILAGNLDVQTQLALREAAPITLTSNGKVTQFRLRPLASPDELISWEALAWQDTHVDLEQQQLTLPLLALTGFDSRFIITKEGTTNLQSLFPVVEINPSEQTPNAVATPAKPWQFTLQKLALNNASFRFHDESLTPDFTAAVQHFSGELIGLTSDTKKLASFNFKGDVDGYAPVTLNGKAQPFLEQPKLDATLNFENMDLGGFSAYSSTYAGWRIDRGLLTANLHYRLADGRIVGDNHIVMDQLQLGERVRSASAMDIPLRLALALLTDENGVATLDVGISGRPDDPSFDISKVIWSAVRNTLMKIVTAPFSLLANLVGADEDLGEIKFNSGSTQLLSKATRKLTLLEEALNKRPQLRLDARGQYDVVTDTRGLRAAQAKPLLLAEGLTNDDIKKKTPAWQKVVTAQYRRLDVAHDKNLSVDEQYAAWLNTFPVTDEDLRRLAVERSVVVKQFLVEHLQVSNDRVLVNAEIDCSKEKACSSRTVVFDLSETVQ